From bacterium, a single genomic window includes:
- a CDS encoding NADH-quinone oxidoreductase subunit J has product MVHALMFYLFAALAIAASLAVILHRNIFKSATFLAGMLFCLAALFVLLDAEFIAVVQVLIYIGAITILIVFAIMLTTKINDEHKEQFNSQKFLAPVLALGLLGLILTIVVKIQWTTAEMSAVPADILGLIGKALLSEFIFPFDVVSILLLVALIGATYIAKQEDRKPLVAEVDEIEDHDDGELKHELHAEKVEH; this is encoded by the coding sequence ATGGTACATGCATTGATGTTTTATCTGTTTGCAGCTTTGGCAATAGCCGCATCGCTGGCAGTCATACTGCACCGCAATATTTTTAAATCGGCGACATTTCTGGCCGGGATGCTTTTCTGCCTGGCCGCGTTGTTTGTTCTGCTGGATGCTGAATTTATTGCCGTAGTACAAGTGCTGATTTATATCGGCGCGATCACGATTCTGATTGTCTTTGCGATCATGCTGACTACAAAAATCAACGATGAACACAAAGAACAATTTAATTCACAAAAATTTTTGGCGCCGGTTTTGGCTCTCGGATTGTTGGGTTTGATTCTCACCATTGTTGTGAAAATTCAATGGACGACAGCCGAAATGTCAGCGGTTCCCGCTGATATTCTGGGCCTCATTGGAAAAGCATTATTAAGTGAATTTATTTTTCCGTTTGATGTCGTATCGATTTTATTGCTGGTTGCTTTAATCGGAGCAACCTACATTGCGAAACAAGAAGATCGCAAACCATTGGTAGCCGAGGTTGATGAGATTGAAGATCATGACGACGGAGAATTGAAACATGAACTCCATGCTGAAAAAGTAGAGCACTAA
- a CDS encoding NADH-quinone oxidoreductase subunit I gives MRYLIEVIKGLWSLFVGLGVTFKYMFRKKTTVQYPEIKKPLADRFIGYVKMMYETEGEFTGYTKCVACMACVVVCPVSCIQVTHDKHPDPTKKRIANDFILDYTKCEFCNLCVEACNFDAIIMGHDYELSFYDRADMDMILVKDKKYNDDLYTASRRQTGSTYLPIISPRENEIVNVINKREHEERLKKQAEKSAAQQSE, from the coding sequence GTGCGTTATTTAATCGAAGTTATCAAAGGTTTGTGGTCGCTGTTCGTCGGACTCGGCGTGACATTCAAATATATGTTTCGCAAAAAGACTACGGTACAATATCCGGAAATTAAAAAACCGCTCGCGGACCGTTTTATCGGTTATGTGAAGATGATGTATGAAACCGAAGGCGAGTTTACCGGTTATACCAAATGTGTGGCCTGTATGGCGTGTGTGGTGGTATGTCCGGTGTCATGTATTCAGGTGACGCATGACAAACATCCCGACCCTACGAAGAAGCGGATTGCCAACGATTTTATTCTTGATTACACCAAATGCGAATTTTGTAATTTGTGCGTTGAAGCGTGCAATTTCGACGCGATCATCATGGGACATGATTACGAACTCTCATTTTATGACCGTGCAGACATGGACATGATTTTAGTGAAAGATAAAAAATATAACGACGATCTGTACACCGCCAGCCGCCGTCAAACCGGATCGACGTATTTACCGATTATTTCACCCCGTGAAAACGAGATCGTCAATGTGATCAATAAACGGGAACACGAAGAACGTTTAAAAAAGCAGGCTGAAAAATCGGCGGCACAGCAAAGCGAGTAA
- the nuoH gene encoding NADH-quinone oxidoreductase subunit NuoH: MDVILGLLYVVILFSLIAVQVLILVFMERKVSAWIQSRIGPNRVGPWGLLQTTADIIKLVTKENIRNIQSDKVIFFLAPVLAFVAPFAGFVTIPVAQNLGVQDLNMGAVYVFALGSSMVFSVIWAGYGSNNRYALIGAMRSAAQMISYEIPLVTSVLGVFLIAGTLSMREIVALQDSGTWYVIYQPLGFLLFLIAATAEANRAPFDLPEAESELVAGFHTEYSGMKFAFFFLAEYTEMLVACSLMTVLFLGGWLIPFVDNSQVPVWLHVLVFIIKVYTLIFLMMWFRWTFPRLRVDHLMQFGWKILLPFALVNLVVTGAVALWFKS; this comes from the coding sequence ATGGACGTAATTCTGGGACTTTTATATGTGGTCATCTTGTTCAGTCTCATCGCTGTACAGGTGCTGATTCTCGTTTTCATGGAACGTAAAGTTTCGGCGTGGATACAGTCACGAATCGGACCTAACCGCGTGGGGCCGTGGGGATTGCTACAGACGACAGCCGATATCATCAAATTAGTTACCAAAGAAAATATCCGCAATATTCAGTCGGATAAAGTGATTTTCTTTTTGGCGCCGGTGTTAGCGTTTGTGGCGCCGTTTGCCGGATTTGTGACGATACCGGTTGCACAAAATCTTGGTGTCCAGGATTTGAATATGGGTGCCGTATATGTTTTCGCGCTTGGCAGTTCGATGGTGTTTTCGGTAATCTGGGCCGGTTACGGTTCGAATAATCGTTATGCGCTGATCGGTGCCATGCGTTCGGCCGCACAAATGATTTCGTATGAAATACCGCTCGTGACATCGGTACTGGGTGTATTTTTAATCGCTGGTACATTATCGATGCGTGAAATTGTAGCGTTGCAAGATTCGGGCACTTGGTACGTCATTTATCAGCCGCTCGGATTTCTTTTGTTTTTGATTGCGGCAACAGCTGAAGCGAATCGCGCGCCGTTTGATCTTCCCGAAGCGGAATCCGAATTGGTAGCAGGATTTCATACCGAATATTCCGGGATGAAATTCGCTTTTTTCTTTTTGGCGGAATATACTGAAATGCTCGTGGCGTGTTCATTGATGACGGTTTTATTTCTCGGCGGATGGTTGATTCCTTTTGTAGATAATTCGCAAGTACCCGTGTGGCTGCATGTTTTGGTGTTCATTATCAAAGTATACACATTGATCTTTCTGATGATGTGGTTCCGCTGGACTTTCCCGAGATTGCGCGTGGATCATTTGATGCAATTCGGATGGAAAATATTGTTGCCTTTTGCTTTGGTCAATTTAGTGGTTACCGGCGCCGTCGCGCTTTGGTTTAAAAGCTAA
- a CDS encoding NADH-quinone oxidoreductase subunit D, whose protein sequence is MSEQLTHSASKKTFRKDIPLIDQIPPRKKQILRGLPENELHVEEFLMNIGPQHPSTHGVLRLVVSMEGEVVKSCEPDLGYLHRTFEKISENRTYQQIVPFTDRMDYLGSMNANWGVAAAVEKLASIEVPERAEYIRVIVSELNRIASHLMWMGAFAADIGALTGFVYGFRERETILDMFEEICGSRLTYGYIRVGGVAEDVTPKFIQMVNDFLKILPDRVADYHDLITGNVIFVERTRGIGAITLEEAISYDITGPMLRACGLPWDLRKEEPYSLYPKFDFNIPVYFNGDCYDRFRVRMDEIMEAAKIVRQALDGLPEGDYKVKKLARNIKPPVGDVYIRQEAPRGEYGVYMESDGSVKPNRVKYRTPSFTNLSILPLAARGWKIADLIAILGSVDIVLGDVDR, encoded by the coding sequence ATGTCAGAACAGTTAACCCATAGTGCGTCGAAGAAAACCTTCCGTAAAGATATTCCGTTAATCGATCAGATTCCTCCAAGGAAAAAACAAATTCTCCGCGGTTTGCCGGAGAATGAATTGCACGTCGAGGAATTTTTAATGAATATCGGGCCGCAGCATCCGAGCACGCATGGCGTGTTACGCCTCGTTGTGAGCATGGAAGGGGAAGTCGTTAAGAGTTGTGAACCGGATCTGGGCTATTTGCACCGCACGTTTGAAAAGATTTCCGAAAACCGCACTTACCAACAGATCGTGCCTTTTACTGACCGAATGGATTATCTTGGCTCGATGAATGCCAATTGGGGCGTTGCGGCGGCGGTAGAAAAGCTAGCATCGATCGAAGTTCCGGAGCGAGCGGAGTACATTCGGGTCATCGTGTCGGAATTGAATCGTATTGCATCGCACTTGATGTGGATGGGAGCTTTTGCGGCCGATATTGGGGCGTTAACGGGATTTGTTTACGGGTTCCGTGAACGTGAAACGATCCTCGATATGTTTGAGGAAATTTGTGGTAGCCGGTTGACTTACGGATACATTCGCGTTGGCGGCGTAGCCGAAGATGTGACGCCGAAGTTTATTCAAATGGTGAATGATTTTCTGAAAATTTTACCGGATCGCGTGGCGGATTATCATGACCTGATCACAGGCAATGTAATTTTTGTCGAACGTACACGCGGTATCGGCGCGATCACGCTGGAAGAAGCGATCAGCTATGATATAACCGGTCCGATGTTACGCGCTTGCGGTTTGCCGTGGGATTTGCGGAAAGAAGAACCGTATTCATTGTATCCAAAATTTGATTTTAATATTCCGGTTTATTTCAACGGCGATTGTTACGATCGGTTTCGCGTACGCATGGATGAAATCATGGAAGCGGCGAAAATTGTCCGTCAGGCTTTGGATGGATTGCCGGAAGGCGATTATAAAGTGAAAAAGTTGGCCCGCAATATCAAGCCGCCGGTTGGCGATGTGTATATTCGTCAGGAAGCTCCGCGCGGTGAATACGGGGTGTATATGGAATCGGACGGTTCGGTCAAACCGAATCGGGTTAAATACCGTACGCCGAGTTTTACGAATTTATCAATTCTGCCGTTGGCGGCGCGAGGATGGAAAATTGCTGACCTGATTGCGATTCTCGGAAGCGTGGATATTGTTTTAGGAGATGTTGACCGGTAG
- a CDS encoding NADH-quinone oxidoreductase subunit C, with product MEFQAIVELVKSRFPKTEAEFDKNLIIDKNDFFSFVEFIRESPELNCTVLDLLTASDHLSENQIHLIYGFQSYRHKHYLLVKVKLDRQKPVIESLTKWWGIANWTEREVFDLYGVQFEGHPELRRILTPPDFVGHGLRKDYERPGFFVKKPDFK from the coding sequence ATGGAATTTCAAGCGATTGTTGAACTGGTTAAAAGCCGGTTTCCGAAGACGGAAGCAGAATTCGATAAAAATCTGATTATTGACAAAAATGATTTTTTCTCCTTTGTTGAATTTATTCGTGAATCTCCCGAATTGAATTGTACCGTTCTCGATCTTCTGACAGCCTCTGATCATCTTTCTGAAAACCAAATTCACCTGATCTACGGTTTTCAATCTTACCGCCACAAACATTATCTATTAGTCAAAGTTAAACTTGACCGGCAAAAACCGGTGATTGAGTCGTTGACGAAGTGGTGGGGTATTGCGAATTGGACTGAGCGCGAAGTGTTTGATCTGTACGGTGTTCAATTTGAAGGTCATCCCGAACTGCGTCGCATTCTGACGCCGCCGGATTTTGTCGGGCATGGATTAAGAAAGGATTATGAACGTCCTGGATTTTTTGTAAAAAAACCGGATTTTAAATGA
- a CDS encoding NADH-quinone oxidoreductase subunit B: MGVVNEDVFPKIEKFPGGEIVITSIDKIFTWGTKNSLWPLGFGLACCAIEMMATMMSKFDMSRFGAEVMRASPRQADLMIVAGTVTEKMAPRVKQLYDQMPEPKYVIAMGSCAIGGGPFYYDSYTVVKGVDQLVPVDVYLPGCPPRPEALIDGLLQLQKKIEKEGVLRKKSVVED; the protein is encoded by the coding sequence ATGGGAGTAGTGAATGAAGACGTTTTTCCGAAGATCGAAAAATTTCCCGGCGGAGAAATTGTCATTACCAGTATCGATAAAATTTTTACTTGGGGCACAAAAAATTCGTTATGGCCTTTGGGATTCGGGCTGGCGTGCTGTGCGATCGAAATGATGGCGACGATGATGTCGAAATTCGACATGTCGCGTTTCGGCGCAGAAGTCATGCGCGCCTCACCTCGTCAGGCCGACCTGATGATTGTCGCCGGCACGGTAACCGAAAAAATGGCGCCGAGGGTAAAACAATTATATGATCAAATGCCGGAACCAAAATATGTGATCGCGATGGGTTCATGTGCGATTGGCGGAGGCCCTTTTTACTATGATTCTTACACAGTTGTCAAAGGTGTGGATCAGTTGGTACCCGTGGATGTCTATCTTCCCGGCTGTCCGCCTCGTCCGGAAGCTTTGATCGACGGTTTATTGCAACTGCAAAAGAAAATCGAAAAGGAAGGGGTGCTTCGCAAAAAATCTGTTGTTGAAGATTAA
- the ndhC gene encoding NADH-quinone oxidoreductase subunit A encodes MLQQEYLYVLIFILGGSGMVLVAMLASWALRPSKPSKAKLTPYECGELPAQADSYFQFNIRYYLFALLFVVFDVEVVFFIPLVKVFNSIPVVAFVEITFFTIVLVFGLVYAWKKGALEWE; translated from the coding sequence ATGTTGCAGCAAGAATACCTTTACGTTTTGATTTTTATACTGGGCGGTTCGGGGATGGTGCTGGTAGCGATGCTGGCTTCATGGGCCCTGCGTCCGAGTAAACCTTCCAAAGCGAAACTAACGCCGTATGAATGCGGCGAATTGCCCGCCCAAGCCGATTCCTATTTTCAATTCAACATTCGTTATTATTTATTTGCCCTGCTTTTCGTCGTTTTCGACGTGGAAGTAGTATTTTTCATTCCATTAGTCAAAGTATTCAATTCGATTCCCGTGGTAGCGTTTGTTGAGATTACGTTTTTTACAATTGTGCTGGTATTTGGCCTAGTGTACGCGTGGAAGAAAGGAGCGCTCGAATGGGAGTAG
- a CDS encoding HAMP domain-containing histidine kinase gives MFRFIASKIQNKLIAIFSVFCLTIFSVSGMLHYWYTEDSLDEELGKKLLAVAHAASLQINTELVSKLARGDENSRTYKNFKKKLIDLRDVTDVERIYVMDLAGRSLLDTEDGVKITYAYPSLKYNQVEFARTLKGLPSHSMLFESYDGKLYKTAFVPMTVNKEVKGVIAVDGSATFLYLIKRIEWHLITVGIVGVLVSILIGYFFSRTINTPVKQLMEEAEKIGSGNMETAIEVKSTDEIGFLGDTMEKMRRNILKRDQYLKTMVAGVAHELRNPLGGVEIFSHLLNKELETGDKKKDYSKKIIREVDVMKKILSDFLEFARPQNPQPQVCDILKLVEEVQLNFGPDIEEKQIVFDVDIEERRTFVDPGHLRQILVNVIENSIQSLNGNGRILIGSRSAGNQVEISIEDNGEGIEEGIRDKIFDPFFTTKEKGSGLGLAIVKKLVDENNGDIRMAAGETQGTRCVLIFPKEPAV, from the coding sequence ATGTTTCGATTCATTGCCTCGAAAATTCAGAATAAACTGATCGCCATTTTTTCAGTGTTTTGTCTTACTATTTTTAGTGTCAGCGGGATGCTGCATTACTGGTATACGGAAGACAGCCTTGATGAAGAGTTGGGCAAAAAGCTGCTTGCGGTGGCGCATGCCGCTTCATTACAAATTAATACTGAACTGGTGTCTAAACTTGCCCGTGGAGATGAAAACAGTCGGACATATAAAAATTTTAAAAAAAAATTAATCGATTTACGCGATGTTACTGACGTAGAGCGAATTTATGTGATGGATCTTGCTGGGCGAAGTCTCTTAGATACGGAAGACGGTGTGAAAATCACTTATGCATACCCGTCGCTAAAATATAATCAGGTTGAATTTGCACGTACCCTCAAAGGATTGCCGTCACATTCGATGCTGTTTGAAAGCTATGACGGTAAGCTGTATAAAACAGCTTTTGTACCGATGACAGTCAATAAGGAAGTTAAAGGCGTCATTGCTGTTGACGGTAGCGCTACGTTTTTATACCTGATCAAGCGTATTGAATGGCATTTGATTACGGTCGGAATTGTCGGTGTGCTTGTATCGATCCTGATCGGTTATTTCTTTTCACGTACGATCAACACTCCGGTCAAGCAATTGATGGAAGAAGCTGAAAAAATCGGATCGGGTAATATGGAAACAGCTATTGAAGTCAAAAGTACGGATGAAATCGGTTTTCTCGGAGATACGATGGAAAAAATGCGCAGAAATATCTTGAAGCGCGATCAATACTTGAAAACCATGGTGGCTGGCGTGGCGCATGAATTGCGCAATCCGTTGGGCGGCGTAGAGATTTTTTCTCATTTATTGAACAAAGAACTCGAAACGGGAGATAAGAAAAAGGATTATTCGAAAAAAATTATCCGGGAAGTGGACGTCATGAAAAAAATTCTGTCGGATTTCCTGGAATTTGCGCGTCCTCAAAATCCGCAGCCTCAGGTATGTGATATTCTGAAACTTGTGGAGGAAGTCCAACTGAACTTCGGTCCTGACATTGAAGAAAAGCAAATTGTTTTCGATGTGGATATCGAGGAACGGCGTACATTTGTTGATCCCGGTCATTTGCGACAAATTCTTGTCAATGTGATAGAGAATTCCATCCAGTCGCTGAACGGTAATGGACGGATTTTGATAGGTTCACGCTCGGCGGGGAATCAGGTCGAAATTTCTATTGAAGATAACGGAGAGGGGATTGAGGAGGGTATTCGTGATAAAATTTTTGATCCCTTTTTCACAACGAAGGAAAAAGGATCGGGCCTTGGACTGGCGATTGTAAAAAAATTAGTGGATGAAAATAACGGCGATATTCGAATGGCGGCCGGAGAAACTCAAGGTACGCGGTGTGTCTTGATATTTCCGAAAGAGCCTGCTGTATAA
- a CDS encoding RDD family protein gives MVIMVGKQWYYIDSFQTVGPVDRHELKELFQNGSLNSNTYVWYESLTEWRKAGTLLQLSEYIPKTETISESADFELPPLPHNPIRLEEPEVRPWPRYFARLIDIYFISLFVGLGAGLLSAAFEWEFVDKIHDAAYTIVSAAVWVPIEAIFIAAFGKTPGKWILNMEIVSSTGVLMDYQKAIRRSLLVWVRGYGLGIGIVAFITMIVAYNHLTRYGVTTWDRDEECIVKHGAIGLWRILAVISLIATYIALNFLIK, from the coding sequence ATGGTAATTATGGTCGGCAAGCAGTGGTATTATATTGATAGTTTTCAGACTGTCGGTCCCGTTGATCGCCATGAACTCAAGGAACTTTTTCAAAACGGATCGCTCAATAGCAATACCTACGTATGGTACGAGTCTTTGACAGAATGGCGAAAAGCAGGAACGCTGCTTCAATTATCGGAATATATTCCCAAAACCGAAACGATTTCTGAATCAGCGGATTTTGAATTGCCGCCGCTTCCGCATAACCCAATAAGGCTTGAAGAACCGGAAGTGCGACCGTGGCCTCGTTATTTCGCCCGACTGATCGATATCTATTTTATATCACTTTTCGTCGGTCTGGGAGCCGGCCTCCTCTCGGCTGCTTTTGAATGGGAGTTCGTTGATAAAATTCATGATGCCGCCTATACTATAGTCAGTGCAGCCGTATGGGTGCCGATTGAAGCGATTTTTATTGCAGCATTCGGTAAAACTCCCGGCAAATGGATTTTGAACATGGAAATCGTTTCCTCTACCGGCGTTCTGATGGATTATCAAAAAGCAATCCGCCGTTCACTCTTAGTGTGGGTACGCGGATATGGATTAGGTATCGGCATCGTTGCTTTTATTACTATGATCGTTGCATACAATCATCTCACCCGATACGGCGTAACTACCTGGGATCGAGACGAAGAATGCATCGTTAAGCACGGCGCGATCGGTTTATGGCGCATCCTCGCTGTGATCAGCCTGATAGCCACTTACATCGCATTGAACTTTTTGATTAAATAA
- a CDS encoding M13 family metallopeptidase: MKRLWMLSMLAILWMWVACSQPMPKSGLSIDRKNLDTTVLPGTDFYQYANGGWLKNNPIPEAFGSWGSFNELRDQNNIKLHDLLDDAMKANAPKGTIKQKIGDFYASGMDSAGIEMVGLAPLAGEFARIDAIQSGTDLQDVIAHLHHYSLSPMFNFYSDQDAKNSNDVIAQATQGGLTLPERDYYFNADDKSKSIRAEFLTHMKKMFMLMGQDSVTAEKNAQTIMKIETRLAKASMTVVEQRDPNAIYHKMTVDEVSKLMPNFTWTKYLASVGLGDVQSLNVAQPEFFKELNTMQTAVSLDDWKTYLRWHVINMAAPYLGHAFVEQNFKFNGSVLTGQRALQLRWKRVSNTTDQRIGMALGQLYTEKYFPPRAKAKAKEMIDNLKLAMKDHIEKLQWMTDSTKVKALKKLSTFAVKVGYPDKWRDYTGLDIDRGPYILNIMRADSFEFRRLMAKVGKPVDREDWGMTPPTVNASYNPGLNTITFPAGILQWPFFNPDADDAFNYGCMGAVIGHEVTHGFDDEGRQYDADGNLKDWWLPEDEKQFNRRAKLVEEQFNQFVAVDSLHVNGKLTLGENLADLAGLTIAYDAMKKSMEGKPAPPKIDGFTAEQRFFLAWAQIWRVNMRDQTMRLLVTTDPHAPGKFRVNGPFSNMKQFKEAFGLSDSDPMVRPDSLRVIIW, from the coding sequence ATGAAAAGATTATGGATGTTGTCCATGTTGGCCATTCTATGGATGTGGGTGGCTTGCAGCCAGCCTATGCCGAAATCAGGACTAAGTATCGACCGCAAAAATCTGGATACTACGGTTTTGCCCGGTACGGATTTTTATCAATACGCCAATGGCGGTTGGCTCAAAAATAATCCCATTCCGGAAGCATTTGGTTCATGGGGTAGTTTCAACGAACTGCGCGACCAAAATAATATTAAGTTGCATGATCTTCTCGATGACGCAATGAAGGCGAATGCGCCGAAAGGCACCATCAAACAAAAAATCGGCGATTTCTATGCGAGCGGTATGGACAGTGCAGGTATCGAAATGGTCGGTTTAGCGCCGCTGGCTGGAGAATTTGCCCGAATCGATGCCATTCAGAGCGGCACCGATCTGCAGGATGTTATTGCGCACTTGCATCACTACAGCCTGTCGCCGATGTTTAATTTCTATTCTGACCAAGATGCCAAAAATAGTAATGACGTCATTGCACAGGCGACGCAAGGCGGACTTACGTTGCCTGAACGGGACTACTATTTCAATGCTGACGACAAATCGAAATCGATCCGTGCAGAGTTTCTCACGCACATGAAAAAAATGTTCATGTTAATGGGGCAAGATTCAGTCACGGCTGAAAAGAATGCACAAACCATCATGAAAATCGAAACGCGTCTTGCGAAGGCTTCAATGACCGTCGTCGAGCAGCGCGATCCGAACGCCATTTATCACAAAATGACGGTGGATGAAGTTTCTAAACTGATGCCGAATTTTACATGGACCAAATATCTGGCGTCCGTCGGGCTTGGCGACGTCCAGTCGCTGAACGTTGCTCAGCCTGAGTTTTTCAAAGAACTCAATACTATGCAAACCGCTGTGTCGCTTGACGATTGGAAAACGTATTTACGCTGGCACGTGATCAACATGGCTGCGCCGTATCTTGGCCATGCATTTGTCGAGCAAAATTTTAAGTTCAATGGATCGGTGCTTACCGGCCAACGGGCATTACAATTACGTTGGAAACGGGTCAGCAATACGACGGATCAACGGATCGGTATGGCGCTGGGGCAGTTGTATACCGAAAAATATTTTCCACCGCGCGCTAAGGCTAAAGCCAAAGAAATGATTGACAATTTAAAATTAGCGATGAAGGATCATATCGAAAAACTCCAATGGATGACCGACAGCACCAAAGTTAAAGCCCTCAAAAAGCTTAGCACTTTTGCCGTCAAAGTCGGTTATCCTGACAAATGGCGCGATTATACAGGACTGGACATCGATCGTGGTCCATATATTCTTAATATCATGCGCGCCGATTCGTTTGAATTTCGCCGCCTGATGGCGAAAGTTGGCAAGCCCGTCGATCGGGAAGATTGGGGCATGACTCCGCCTACCGTCAATGCTTCGTATAATCCGGGACTGAATACGATCACATTTCCCGCAGGTATTCTGCAATGGCCTTTTTTCAATCCTGATGCAGACGATGCATTTAATTATGGTTGTATGGGTGCCGTCATCGGTCATGAAGTGACTCACGGCTTTGACGACGAAGGCCGTCAGTACGACGCCGATGGTAATCTCAAAGACTGGTGGCTGCCGGAAGATGAAAAACAATTTAATCGCCGTGCGAAATTAGTCGAAGAGCAATTCAATCAATTCGTTGCCGTCGATTCGCTGCACGTAAACGGCAAATTAACGTTGGGCGAAAATCTGGCCGACTTAGCCGGTCTGACGATTGCATATGATGCCATGAAAAAATCGATGGAAGGCAAACCCGCTCCTCCAAAGATTGACGGATTTACAGCCGAACAGAGATTTTTCCTGGCTTGGGCGCAAATCTGGCGCGTCAACATGCGCGATCAAACGATGCGGTTACTGGTTACAACCGATCCGCATGCGCCGGGTAAATTCCGGGTCAACGGTCCGTTTTCAAATATGAAACAATTTAAAGAAGCTTTTGGACTTTCCGATAGCGATCCGATGGTAAGACCGGATTCATTGCGTGTGATAATCTGGTAA
- a CDS encoding GNAT family N-acetyltransferase, protein MVFFKSDRLSIRSLSEDDLENFLEYRSDSEVVKWQGFGVFGEAEARAFLREHNSKKIAADDTWTQLGVELITHRKLIGDLAVRLHPDCSAHIGATFHPSYQRQGFAREALSGLIKYLHDNFEVSAVIGITDARNTASIALLKSLHFTFVKEERDVPYKSEFCTEYTYQLIV, encoded by the coding sequence ATGGTTTTTTTTAAATCTGACCGATTAAGCATCCGATCGTTATCCGAAGACGATTTGGAGAATTTCCTCGAATACCGTTCTGACTCGGAAGTGGTCAAATGGCAGGGATTTGGAGTATTTGGTGAGGCCGAGGCACGGGCATTTCTTCGAGAGCATAATTCAAAAAAAATCGCGGCGGATGATACCTGGACGCAATTGGGTGTCGAATTAATAACCCATCGTAAACTTATCGGCGATCTGGCTGTCAGGCTGCATCCGGACTGCAGTGCGCACATTGGAGCGACCTTTCATCCATCGTATCAACGGCAAGGATTTGCCCGCGAAGCTCTGTCCGGTTTGATCAAGTATCTTCACGATAATTTTGAAGTGAGCGCCGTTATCGGCATAACTGATGCGCGTAATACAGCATCTATTGCTCTTCTAAAAAGCCTCCATTTTACCTTTGTGAAAGAAGAACGTGACGTTCCATATAAAAGCGAGTTTTGTACCGAATATACGTACCAACTGATCGTATGA
- a CDS encoding rhodanese-like domain-containing protein — translation MNNRVEFFQSKLDFETDPADLFEALKNGESIIVIDARQPENYVREHIPGAINFPHRTMNAESVKFLDKEKLYVTYCDGIGCNGSTKGALNLSRLGFNVKELIGGIEWWKRDGFATEGSASHAAAEKIACGC, via the coding sequence ATGAATAACCGTGTAGAATTTTTTCAGAGCAAATTGGATTTTGAAACCGATCCTGCAGATCTGTTTGAAGCGCTCAAAAACGGTGAATCGATTATCGTGATCGATGCACGGCAGCCGGAAAATTATGTGCGTGAACATATACCGGGTGCAATCAATTTTCCTCATCGTACGATGAATGCAGAATCGGTTAAATTTCTTGATAAAGAAAAACTTTATGTGACCTATTGCGATGGCATTGGCTGTAATGGATCCACCAAGGGCGCACTGAACCTGTCCAGACTCGGATTCAACGTCAAAGAATTGATCGGCGGTATCGAATGGTGGAAGCGCGACGGTTTTGCAACGGAAGGATCGGCATCACATGCCGCCGCTGAAAAAATTGCCTGTGGTTGCTGA